The following proteins come from a genomic window of Paenibacillus spongiae:
- a CDS encoding CBS domain-containing protein translates to MQAHEIMVRHVYKVKEQDTIRSVLEKFIDHGISGLPVVNDRNEIVAFISDGDIMRFIGKHKDLVVDTFYFVNVVKGDEDEFEDRVQKILDLNVMSIAKKKVHKVNWDEECENFAALLGEKQIKKLPVERNGVLVGIISRGDVIRNSFKGLL, encoded by the coding sequence ATGCAAGCGCATGAAATCATGGTACGTCACGTGTACAAGGTAAAGGAGCAGGATACGATCCGGTCTGTCCTCGAGAAGTTTATCGATCACGGTATTAGCGGCCTCCCCGTCGTCAACGACAGGAATGAAATCGTCGCCTTTATCAGCGATGGCGATATTATGCGATTTATCGGGAAGCATAAGGATTTGGTAGTAGATACGTTCTATTTCGTGAATGTCGTTAAAGGGGACGAAGACGAGTTCGAAGACCGGGTTCAAAAAATATTGGATCTCAACGTCATGTCCATCGCGAAGAAGAAGGTGCATAAAGTGAATTGGGATGAGGAATGCGAGAATTTCGCGGCTCTTCTGGGCGAGAAGCAAATCAAGAAACTGCCGGTCGAGCGCAATGGGGTGCTGGTCGGCATTATTAGCCGGGGAGACGTCATCCGGAATTCCTTCAAAGGATTGTTGTAA
- a CDS encoding MarR family winged helix-turn-helix transcriptional regulator has product MGENSLDMIEFELTLLHRRLTSISTDKTIGNLDQSAYLLLQRIAYHGSTGVKALSDEFRLDISTVSRQAAALEQKGYVSRIPDPLDGRAYSLHITDQGIEELMESKNARQARIEELLKSWSDEERSLFGQLMKKFNRTFTS; this is encoded by the coding sequence ATGGGCGAAAATTCACTGGACATGATCGAATTCGAATTGACCCTTCTCCACCGCCGTCTTACATCCATATCAACCGATAAAACAATAGGCAACCTGGATCAGTCTGCCTATCTGCTTCTTCAACGAATCGCTTATCACGGCTCTACCGGCGTAAAAGCGCTGTCGGATGAATTCCGGCTGGACATATCCACCGTAAGCAGGCAAGCTGCCGCACTGGAGCAGAAAGGCTATGTGAGCCGTATTCCCGATCCGCTGGACGGGAGAGCCTACTCCTTGCATATTACCGATCAGGGAATCGAGGAATTGATGGAGAGCAAGAACGCCAGACAAGCCAGAATCGAGGAGCTTCTGAAGAGCTGGTCCGATGAGGAACGAAGCCTGTTCGGGCAGCTGATGAAAAAATTCAATCGCACGTTCACTTCTTAA
- a CDS encoding carbohydrate ABC transporter permease, with the protein MQHWAWILVRATLVTGLCFVILYPLFFKISISFKARADMLDPTVLWIPKHFTLDNFRFAAETLNYADTFVNSLFISLLTTVLQVISCSLAAFGFARLRFKGSGILFALAVFTIVVPSQTLMIPTYLNYRFFDIAGLIGLFTGTNGVNLLDSYWPFILQSATGMGIKSGLFIFIFRQFFRGIPKELEEAAYIDGCGVFQTFYRIMLPNAVPAIITVFLFSFVWMWNDNYYVSLLLTRIKVLSTMLPTMWTATQFEDGLYAYMIKNTGELLFIAPIIILYMFVQRYFVESIERTGLVG; encoded by the coding sequence ATGCAGCACTGGGCTTGGATCCTCGTCAGGGCGACGCTGGTCACCGGACTTTGCTTCGTCATCCTGTACCCGCTCTTTTTCAAAATATCGATTTCCTTCAAAGCGCGTGCGGATATGCTGGATCCGACCGTGCTGTGGATCCCGAAGCATTTTACGCTCGACAACTTCCGCTTCGCGGCGGAAACACTGAACTATGCCGATACCTTCGTGAACTCCTTGTTCATTTCGCTCCTGACGACGGTGCTGCAGGTGATCTCCTGCTCGCTCGCCGCATTCGGCTTCGCCCGGCTCCGATTCAAGGGAAGCGGGATTCTGTTCGCGCTTGCGGTGTTTACCATCGTGGTTCCGTCCCAGACGCTGATGATTCCGACGTATCTGAACTACCGGTTCTTCGACATCGCCGGTCTGATCGGCCTGTTCACAGGCACGAACGGCGTTAACTTGCTGGACAGCTATTGGCCGTTCATCCTGCAGTCGGCAACGGGAATGGGCATCAAGAGCGGGCTGTTCATCTTTATCTTCCGGCAATTCTTCCGCGGCATTCCGAAGGAATTGGAGGAGGCTGCTTATATCGACGGGTGCGGCGTGTTTCAGACCTTCTACCGGATCATGCTGCCGAACGCCGTTCCTGCGATCATTACCGTGTTTCTGTTCTCGTTCGTTTGGATGTGGAACGACAATTACTACGTCTCGCTGCTGCTGACGCGGATCAAAGTCTTGTCCACCATGCTGCCGACGATGTGGACGGCTACGCAGTTCGAAGACGGCTTATACGCCTATATGATCAAAAATACGGGCGAGCTGCTGTTCATCGCTCCCATTATTATTCTATATATGTTTGTGCAGCGGTACTTTGTCGAGAGCATCGAGAGGACGGGGCTGGTTGGGTAG
- a CDS encoding carbohydrate ABC transporter permease, translating into MRKSVTLTQKKSLLGVLFVSPWFLGFVFLFAIPLYQSLVYSFNNLAVAIGGFDTEFAGLEFYEEIFYKHPTFNRLLLESIVDLIINIPSIVIFSLFAATLLNQKFRGRVLARAVFFLPVLLATNLLTIEQSSDLATVAQTVTGGVDGEGLKSSELEALMLQSGFGSSITGYITGSVDRIYEIISHSGVQILIFLAGLQSVSPSLYEAAKIEGATSYESFWKITFPMVSPLILTNIIYTVIDSYNYNKLSVLINETAFKALDFSLSAAMSWVYFGVTSIILLILVRVVSSKVFYYD; encoded by the coding sequence ATGAGGAAAAGCGTCACCCTGACGCAGAAGAAGTCGCTGCTGGGCGTCCTGTTCGTCAGTCCTTGGTTCCTCGGCTTTGTATTTCTGTTCGCGATTCCGCTATATCAATCGCTTGTGTACAGCTTTAACAACCTGGCGGTGGCGATCGGCGGGTTCGACACCGAATTCGCGGGGCTCGAGTTCTATGAAGAAATTTTCTACAAACATCCGACGTTCAACCGTCTGCTGCTCGAGTCGATTGTCGATTTGATCATCAACATCCCATCGATCGTCATCTTCAGCTTGTTCGCGGCGACCCTGCTCAATCAGAAGTTCCGCGGGAGAGTACTGGCGCGCGCGGTCTTCTTCCTGCCCGTGCTGCTGGCCACCAATCTGCTCACCATCGAGCAGAGCAGCGATCTGGCGACCGTCGCGCAGACGGTAACAGGGGGCGTCGACGGGGAAGGCTTGAAGAGCAGCGAGCTTGAAGCGCTTATGCTGCAGTCCGGATTCGGCAGCAGCATTACGGGTTACATTACGGGTTCCGTCGACCGGATCTATGAGATCATCAGCCATTCCGGGGTTCAGATTCTAATCTTCCTGGCCGGCCTTCAGTCGGTATCGCCTTCGTTGTACGAGGCGGCCAAGATCGAAGGCGCTACGAGCTATGAGTCGTTCTGGAAAATCACCTTCCCGATGGTCAGTCCGCTTATTCTGACGAACATCATCTACACGGTGATCGATTCGTACAACTACAACAAGCTCAGCGTATTGATCAACGAGACGGCGTTCAAGGCGCTCGACTTCAGTCTCAGCGCAGCGATGTCGTGGGTATATTTCGGCGTGACGTCGATCATCCTGCTCATCTTGGTGCGCGTCGTATCGAGCAAAGTGTTCTATTACGACTAG
- a CDS encoding DUF5696 domain-containing protein: MRRRAARWMLAGIVGICLVSYPSMLMLTTMKGDNKKAEYAGTVSAESAADKPVETAVVTGKLDTSVSGLSLVQESESLQLYIDPSTTEIAIKDKRSGRMWYSNPMDREADEKAEAINRDNLSAQLSIVYNNDKGQTFYSNNFAEAIKNKQFEIQTTDKGIKVVYQLGNFSKGMEAIPQFISKQRMDEKILSKLQDEDMKFEIEKRFFLDEETQIYRRKEMPDYVVKDVVAILDLAGYTEEDAKLDNEQNKGGEQQSAASAKFTIPIEYALDGTDFLVRVAASEIKDSPEFPINSVQVLEMFGAAGTDREGYMLVPDGSGALIHLNNGKTAALPYEMPLYGKDQTLRDKPNEPKQFTQKSRLPVFGMKQGDQAFFCIIEEGDAVASILADVSGRVNSYNRVSASFLLKPMELFTYRAGQVKKDSPMFPDMYQGNIKLRYTFLSGESADYAGMAKYYQGLLVKNGQLTKLDEAADTPFILDMIGSIPLRETFLGIPYQSVKALTTFEQAESLLAMLKKRDMNNIQLRYSGWFNKGMNHDYPDDVDIDGVLGGEDGFRQLVQYAKEQQIELYPDVSFLRVYRSGHGFKPSRDGTQFLFRKGIGQYKTDLVTTNRDTLAYYLLSPKRLPELTAEFMETYGKWEVGGISLRDLGDDMNSDVKQSATLDRQGSAAIIAESVEQLSEQAGKTMVSGGNAGVLPYASTIVNAPLGSSQLNIADEEVPFYQMVLHGFVDYAGMPINMNRDQSYKASLLKTLETGSNVYYQWFYEKPSAVRNTEFDDLYSAHYANWFNEAVRYYREANEVLKGVRNQAIINHEKLVDNVYRTTYEGGRTITVNYNKTAVTVEGMRMEEESYAVGGEER; this comes from the coding sequence TTGAGACGTAGAGCAGCGAGATGGATGCTGGCCGGCATCGTGGGGATCTGTTTGGTTTCATATCCAAGCATGCTGATGCTGACAACCATGAAGGGTGATAACAAGAAGGCTGAATATGCTGGGACGGTAAGCGCGGAAAGCGCCGCAGATAAGCCGGTTGAAACGGCCGTTGTCACCGGCAAATTGGATACGAGCGTTAGCGGGCTGAGCCTTGTACAGGAGAGCGAATCGCTCCAACTGTACATCGACCCGTCGACGACGGAGATCGCCATCAAGGACAAGCGCAGCGGGCGCATGTGGTATTCCAATCCCATGGACCGGGAGGCGGATGAGAAAGCGGAAGCGATTAACCGCGACAACCTGTCGGCGCAGCTGTCCATTGTCTATAACAACGATAAAGGGCAAACCTTTTATTCGAATAATTTCGCCGAGGCGATCAAGAACAAGCAGTTCGAGATCCAGACGACGGATAAGGGCATCAAAGTGGTGTATCAGCTGGGAAATTTCTCGAAGGGCATGGAGGCCATTCCGCAGTTTATTTCCAAGCAGCGCATGGACGAGAAGATCTTAAGCAAGCTTCAGGACGAGGATATGAAATTCGAAATCGAGAAGCGCTTCTTCCTCGACGAAGAGACGCAGATCTACAGGCGGAAGGAGATGCCGGATTACGTCGTGAAGGATGTCGTCGCCATTCTCGACTTGGCTGGGTATACGGAAGAGGACGCCAAGCTCGACAATGAGCAAAATAAAGGCGGGGAGCAGCAGTCCGCCGCATCCGCGAAGTTCACCATCCCGATTGAATACGCCTTGGACGGGACAGATTTCCTGGTTCGGGTTGCGGCCAGCGAGATCAAGGATTCGCCGGAATTTCCGATCAATTCTGTCCAGGTGCTCGAGATGTTCGGCGCAGCCGGTACGGACCGGGAGGGCTATATGCTTGTTCCGGACGGCTCGGGCGCGCTCATTCACTTGAACAACGGCAAGACGGCCGCTCTCCCTTATGAGATGCCGCTGTACGGCAAGGATCAGACGCTGAGGGATAAGCCGAATGAGCCGAAGCAATTTACGCAAAAATCGCGGCTGCCCGTATTCGGCATGAAACAGGGCGACCAGGCGTTCTTCTGCATCATCGAGGAAGGGGATGCGGTTGCTTCCATCCTGGCGGATGTCAGCGGGCGCGTCAATTCGTACAACCGGGTCAGCGCGTCTTTTCTGCTAAAGCCGATGGAGCTGTTTACGTATCGCGCGGGCCAAGTGAAGAAGGACAGCCCGATGTTCCCCGACATGTATCAAGGCAATATTAAGCTGCGGTACACGTTCCTGTCCGGAGAGTCGGCCGATTACGCGGGTATGGCTAAGTATTACCAAGGATTACTTGTGAAGAATGGGCAATTGACGAAGCTGGATGAAGCGGCGGATACGCCTTTCATTCTCGATATGATTGGCTCCATTCCCTTGCGCGAGACGTTTCTGGGCATTCCTTACCAATCGGTCAAAGCGTTGACGACCTTCGAACAGGCGGAGTCACTGCTGGCGATGCTGAAGAAGCGAGACATGAACAACATCCAGCTTCGTTATTCCGGTTGGTTCAACAAGGGGATGAACCACGATTATCCGGATGATGTCGATATCGACGGCGTTCTCGGCGGTGAAGACGGATTTCGACAGCTGGTTCAATATGCGAAGGAGCAGCAGATTGAGCTGTATCCGGATGTCTCCTTCCTGCGGGTTTACCGGAGCGGACACGGATTTAAGCCATCGCGCGACGGCACCCAGTTCTTATTCCGCAAAGGCATCGGCCAGTACAAGACCGATCTGGTGACGACGAATCGGGATACGTTAGCCTATTACCTGCTGTCCCCGAAGCGGCTGCCCGAGCTTACCGCGGAGTTTATGGAGACTTATGGGAAGTGGGAGGTTGGCGGGATTTCGCTGCGCGACCTCGGCGACGACATGAATTCCGACGTCAAGCAGTCGGCAACCCTCGACCGGCAGGGCAGCGCGGCGATCATTGCGGAAAGCGTGGAGCAGCTGAGCGAGCAGGCCGGAAAGACGATGGTCAGCGGCGGCAATGCGGGCGTGCTTCCCTATGCCTCAACCATTGTGAATGCGCCGCTTGGCAGCAGCCAGCTGAATATTGCCGATGAGGAAGTGCCCTTCTACCAGATGGTGCTGCACGGATTTGTCGATTATGCGGGCATGCCGATCAACATGAACCGCGACCAAAGCTATAAGGCGAGTCTGCTCAAAACGCTGGAAACCGGATCGAACGTCTATTACCAATGGTTCTATGAGAAGCCGTCCGCGGTGAGAAATACGGAATTCGACGACTTGTATTCGGCTCATTATGCGAATTGGTTCAACGAAGCGGTGCGCTATTACCGCGAGGCGAATGAAGTGCTCAAGGGTGTACGGAATCAGGCGATTATCAATCATGAGAAGCTGGTTGACAACGTGTACCGCACGACATACGAGGGCGGCAGGACGATAACCGTCAATTACAACAAGACGGCGGTAACCGTCGAAGGAATGCGCATGGAAGAGGAAAGCTACGCGGTGGGCGGTGAAGAAAGATGA
- a CDS encoding YIP1 family protein, with translation MAIRQVSIWLLLLGLLSAGIVSPAAAEIPDYGYNYSYWREAEPAPYPYLAERQIYGSALGIGDFNDPQDVFVSSSGHIYIADTNNNRIVRLNESGELEGVISSFDNAGKNDMFNKPSGIFVDRNGDLFVADTQNGRIVQLTGDGRLIKVFGAPVSSFIPKGFQYFPLKVSVDKTKRLYVVAQGAYEGIMEFDAQGNFRGYVGTNKVRFSPADLFWKRISTKEQAGQMQLFLPVEFANMDLDERGFIYAVSSEVNASRPIKRINPGGEDVLRREGYFDPVGDISAIQVDGNEQQAVQNAGSSTFVDVIADESGMYSGLDSRRNRIFTYNRDGNLLYQFGGVGMNANSFQKPTGIAMLGDRMAVLEGGMNRLIIFAPTRYGMLIRDGVKAHYNGKVDQAADNWEAVLKLNANFDIAYIGIGKALLKKGDNKLAMEYFENGNNRKYYSEALKRYRSEYMWNHFGIIMTVIIAVAAALVAARIYWVRRKPAVHFVDTGILKSPFRTMIRPFSGFWELKYENKGRIGIAVFILLLLVITMILKRQYSGFIVNFNKLDELNSINELKFIVFPFLLFCISNWSLTTLMDGEGKFKDIVMAAGYAMLPLVIIFLPQILLSNFITIDESPFYYLLDSIAYLWFIWLLFIGTMTVHQYSIGKTLLTLALTALVMAFLVFLGLLCFSLLQQMITFVKALYREIIVRL, from the coding sequence TTGGCTATCAGACAGGTTTCAATATGGCTGCTCCTGCTGGGGCTTCTAAGCGCCGGCATCGTGTCGCCGGCGGCAGCGGAGATACCAGATTACGGCTACAACTACTCGTACTGGCGGGAAGCGGAGCCGGCGCCATATCCGTATTTGGCGGAGAGGCAAATCTATGGATCTGCTTTGGGCATCGGCGATTTCAACGATCCGCAGGATGTGTTCGTCAGCTCAAGCGGTCATATCTATATTGCGGATACGAACAACAACCGCATCGTTCGCCTGAATGAGAGCGGAGAGCTGGAAGGCGTCATCTCCTCATTCGACAATGCGGGCAAGAACGACATGTTTAACAAGCCATCGGGCATATTCGTCGACCGGAACGGGGATCTGTTCGTCGCCGATACGCAGAATGGGCGCATTGTCCAGCTGACCGGCGACGGCAGGCTGATCAAGGTGTTCGGCGCGCCGGTCTCCAGCTTCATTCCGAAGGGCTTTCAATACTTCCCGCTGAAAGTATCCGTGGATAAGACGAAACGTCTCTATGTTGTGGCGCAGGGCGCTTATGAGGGCATTATGGAATTTGACGCGCAGGGCAATTTCCGCGGCTACGTCGGAACGAACAAGGTGCGCTTCAGCCCTGCCGATCTGTTCTGGAAACGGATCTCAACGAAGGAGCAGGCCGGTCAGATGCAATTATTCCTTCCGGTGGAGTTCGCGAACATGGACTTGGACGAACGGGGCTTTATTTATGCCGTTTCTTCGGAAGTGAATGCGTCCAGACCGATTAAGCGGATCAATCCGGGCGGGGAGGACGTGCTGCGGCGGGAAGGCTATTTCGACCCGGTTGGCGATATCTCGGCCATTCAAGTCGACGGCAATGAGCAGCAGGCCGTTCAGAACGCGGGCAGCTCGACGTTCGTCGATGTCATCGCCGATGAAAGCGGCATGTACAGCGGTCTCGATTCGAGGCGCAATCGCATCTTCACGTATAACCGCGACGGCAATTTGCTGTACCAGTTCGGCGGAGTGGGCATGAATGCGAACAGCTTCCAGAAGCCGACCGGGATCGCCATGCTGGGCGACCGGATGGCCGTGCTTGAAGGCGGCATGAACCGGCTCATTATCTTCGCGCCGACTCGGTACGGCATGCTCATCCGCGACGGGGTGAAGGCGCACTATAACGGCAAAGTCGATCAAGCGGCCGATAATTGGGAAGCCGTCCTGAAATTAAACGCCAACTTCGATATTGCCTATATCGGCATCGGCAAGGCGCTGCTGAAGAAGGGCGACAACAAGCTGGCCATGGAATATTTCGAGAACGGCAATAATCGGAAGTATTATTCCGAGGCGCTGAAGCGGTACCGCTCGGAATATATGTGGAACCATTTCGGCATCATCATGACCGTAATCATCGCGGTCGCGGCCGCTCTTGTTGCGGCACGCATCTATTGGGTGAGAAGGAAGCCGGCCGTTCATTTCGTGGATACCGGCATTCTGAAGTCGCCGTTCCGCACGATGATCCGTCCGTTCAGCGGCTTCTGGGAGTTGAAGTACGAGAACAAGGGACGAATCGGCATCGCGGTGTTCATTCTGCTCCTGCTCGTCATCACGATGATATTGAAACGGCAGTACTCGGGTTTCATCGTCAATTTCAACAAGCTTGACGAGTTGAACAGCATCAACGAGCTGAAATTCATCGTGTTTCCGTTTCTATTGTTCTGCATCTCGAATTGGTCGCTTACGACATTGATGGACGGAGAAGGGAAGTTCAAGGATATCGTGATGGCCGCAGGCTATGCGATGCTTCCGCTCGTCATTATTTTCCTGCCGCAAATTCTGCTTAGCAATTTCATCACCATCGACGAGAGCCCGTTCTATTATTTGCTGGATTCGATCGCATACTTATGGTTTATTTGGCTATTATTCATCGGAACGATGACGGTGCACCAGTATTCAATCGGCAAGACGCTGCTCACGTTAGCGTTGACCGCGCTTGTGATGGCCTTTCTCGTCTTCCTGGGTCTCCTCTGTTTCAGCTTACTGCAGCAGATGATCACCTTCGTTAAGGCGTTGTATCGTGAAATCATCGTTCGGTTGTAG